Within Streptomyces sp. NBC_00704, the genomic segment CGTCTTCGAGCTGCCCACCGACTGGAAGGGCGACGTCGCCTCCGCCAAGCTCCAGTCGCTGCTGGCCCAGCACCCGGACCTCAACGGCGTCTACATGCAGGCCGGCGGAGTCTTCCTCCAGCCCACCCTGGCACTGCTGGAACAGAAGAAGCTGCTCAAGCCGGCGGGCGAGAAGGGCCACATCGCGATCGTCTCCAACGACGGCATCCCGCAGGAGTTCGACGCCATCCGCAAGGGCCAGATCGACGCCACCGTCTCCCAGCCCGCCGACCTCTACGCCAAGTACGCCCTGTACTACGCCCGGGCGGCGGCCGAGGGCAAGACCTTCGCGCCGGGCAAGACCGACCACGACTCCACCATCGTCAAGATCCCCAACGGCCTGGAGGACCAGCTGCCCGCCCCGCTGGTGACGAAGGACAACGTGGACGACAAGTCCCTCTGGGGCAACAACGTCGGCTGATCACCGGCAGCCCGCGCCCGCGGTGGGGGAGGGACCGGCGCCCGCCTCCCTCCCCACCGCGACCCCCGTACCCCAGCACCCGACGTCAAAAGGACGGACCCACCATGGCGGACACCGCGACCGGCCCCGGGCACCCGGCCCCGGTGGCCGAGGCGACCGGCATCAGCAAACGGTTCGGCGCGACCGTCGCCCTGCGCGAAGCCCGTATCGGCGTCGCGGCGGGCGAGTCGCACGCGCTCGTCGGACGCAACGGCGCCGGCAAGTCGACGCTCGTGTCGATCCTCACCGGCCTCCAGCAGCCCGACACCGGAACCCTGCGCTTCTCGGGCGAGGCGGCGCCCGCCGTCGGCGACATCGACGCCTGGCGCTCCCGCGTCGCCTGCGTCTACCAGCGCTCCACGATCATCGGTGAGCTGACCGTCGCCGAGAACCTCTTCCTGAACCGGCAGAGCGCCAAAGCGGTACAGCCGATCCGCTGGAAGCGACTGCGGCTGCGCGCCGAGGAACTGCTCGGCGAGTACGGGGTGGCCGTCGACCCCGCCGCGCGGGCCAGGGACCTGACCGTCGAGCAGCGCCAGTTCGTCGAGATCGCTCGCGCCCTGTCCTTCGGCGCCCGCTTCATCATCCTCGACGAGCCGACCGCCAAGCTCGACGCCCGCGGCATCGGCCGTCTCTTCGACAAGCTCCGCGACCTCCAGGAGCAGGGCGTCGCCTTCCTCTTCATCTCCCACCACCTGCAAGAGGTGTACGACCTCTGCGGCACGGTCACGGTCTACCGCGACGCGCGCCACATCCTCACCGCGCCCGTGGCGGAACTCGGTCACCGTGCGCTGGTGGAGGCCATGACCGGCGAGTCCGCCGCCGGCGCCGCGGTCGACCGGAACGGGCCCCCGGCCGCACGGGCCGACTCCCCGGAACTGCTGCGGATCGACGGCCTGACCCTGCCCGGCGCCTGCGAGGACCTGTCCCTGTCGGTCCGCGCCGGCGAGGTGGTCGGGCTCGCCGGCGCCGCGGCCAGCGGCAACGTGCGGGTGGGCGAGGCGGTCGCCGGCCTGCACCGGGCCACGGACGGCAGCATCTCCGTCGGCGGCAGGAACGTGCGCCCCGGCAGCGTGCCGTCCGCCCTCGCCGCCGGGGTCGGCCTGGTCCCCGAGGACCGCCACCTCCAGGGACTGGTCGGCAACCGCAGCGTGGCGGAGAACGCCACCCTGACCGTCACCGGTCAGCTCGGCCCGCTCGGCACGATCCTGCCCGCCCGGACCAGGGCCTTCGCCCGGCGCATGATCCGCGACCTCGACATCAAGACCCCGGGAACCGCCACCCCGGTCTCCGCCCTCTCCGGCGGCAACCAGCAGAAGGTCGTCGTCGCCCGTGCCCTGGCCACCGATCCCCGCCTCCTGGTCGCCGTCCGTCCCACCAACGGCGTCGACGTGAAGTCCAAGGAGTTCCTGCTCGGCAGGATCCGGCAGGTCGCCGACGCCGGCCGGGCCGCACTGATCGTCTCCGACGAACTCGACGACCTCAGGACGTGCGACCGGGTCGTCGTCATGTTCCACGGCCGGGTGGTCGACGAGTTCGACCGCGGCTGGCAGGACGAACAGCTCGTCGCCGCCATCGAGGGCGTCGGCGCCGTCACCGCATCCACCGTATCCGGCACCGACGAGCACGGAAGGTAGTCATGTCCGCCACCACAGATCTCACCGAGCCCGCAGCGAGCGCGGCGGACCCGGCCGCCGCGGACACCGCACGCCGCCGGGTCGACCTCGGCCGCTTCCGTGAACTGTCCCTCGTCCCGGCCATCCTCGTCCTGATGCTGATCGGGTTCATCGTCTCGCCCGCCTTCCTCACCGCCGACAACCTCATCGGCGTGGCCCAGCAGTCCACCGAGCTGAGCCTCCTCGTCCTCGCCACCACCTTCATCCTCATCAGCGGACGGATGGACCTGTCCCTGGAGTCGACCATCGGCGTGGCCCCGGTCATCGCCGTGTGGCTCGTACTGCCCTCCAGCGGCGGCCGCTTCACCGGCCTCGGCTGGTTCCCCGAGTGGACGGCCGTCCCTCTGTGCCTCCTCGTCGGCGCGGCGATCGGCGCCGTCAACGGTTTCCTCATCCTCAAACTGCGCCTCAACGGCTTCATCGTCACCCTCGGCGCCCTGACCATGCTGCGGGGCCTCCAAGTGGCCCTGTCCGAGGGCCAGTCCATCGTGGAACTGCCCTCCTCCTTCACCTACCTGGGCAAGGCGTCCTGGCTGGGCGCCCCGGCCGCCATCTGGATCTGCGCGCTGCTGTTCGCGGCGGGCGGCGGCGCGCTGGCCTGGCTTCGGCACGGGCGCGCGCTGTACGCGATCGGCGGCAACGCGGAGGCCGCCCGCACCGCGGGCATCCGCGTCGACCGGATCGTCTGGGTGGTGCTGATCGTCGGCAGCGTGCTCGCCGCGTTCGCCGGCATCCTCTACAGCGGGCACTACGGCTCGATCTCCGCCACCCAGGGCAGCGGCTGGATCTTCCAGGTCTTCGCCGCGACGGTCATCGGCGGGGTGAGCCTCAACGGCGGCAAGGGCTCCGTCTTCGGCGCCCTGACCGGCGTGCTGACGCTCCAGCTGGTCGTCAACGTCATGACCCTGGCAGGGGTGCCGCCGCTGTGGAACCAGTTCCTCAACGGCGCGATCATCATCGTCGCCCTGATCATCTCGCGCTTCGCGTCGGGCGAGACACAGGAGTGACGCCGGCACACGGCGGCCGCGCGCTCCGCCCCGACGCGGGGTGGAGCGCGACGGCCCCTCCGCGTCCCCCGCACAGAGAGGCACCCTCGTGGCACTGACGGACGAGGCGATGGACAAGATCAAGGCGATGATCCTCGCCGGCGAACTCGCGCCCGGCTCCCGCCTGCCCAAGGAGGACGTCCTCGCCGCGCAGCTCGGCCTCTCCCGCAACTCACTGCGTGAAGCCGTGCGGGCCCTGACCGCCCTGCGGATCCTCGTCAGCCGGCAGGGCGACGGCACCTACGTCTCCAGCCTGGAGCCCCACCTGCTCCTCGGAACGCTGTCCTTCGCGGCGGACGTCTCCCACGGGCGCGCGGCCCTGCAACTGCTCCAGGTGCGCCGACTGCTCGAACCGCAGGCGACCGGACTGGCCGCGTCCGCGCTGCGGCCGCGGGACCTGAAGGAACTCCGCGACATCCTCGACCGGTGCCGCTCCGCCGACACCGTCGAGGACTTCGTCGCCCACGACATCGCCTTCCACCTGCGCATCGTCGAAGCCGTCGGAAACCCCGTCCTCTCGATGCTGTTGCAGGTGCTCTCCACCCGCACCCAGCGGGTGCGCATCGTCCGGGGCAGCCGCACCCGGGACGCCCTGGAGAGCGCCCACCGGGACCACGAGGAGATCCTGCGCGCGCTCCGGGCACGCGACGCGCTGCTCGCGGTCTCCGCCGCGACCGTGCACATCACCGCCGTCGAGCAGTGGCTCGCGACGAGCTGCGTGGACGGCGTCCTCCGCCCGGCGGACGTCTGACCGCCCCCGCGGCCCTCTCGGTAAGCCCGGCTCTCGCCGCGACTCCGGCCGCGAGCAGCACCACCGCGCCCCTCCCCGGAGCCTCGGCCGCGCACGCCACGCAGGCGAGGGGACGACCGCGACAGCCCGGCCCGGCACCCGATGGACGGGTGCCGGGCCGGGGTCGTGCTCACGGAGCGCCGGCTCAACCGGCCGTCGCCGCCCCCGGATTGCCGTAGTAGGCGTCGGGGCCGTGCTTGCGGGAGTAGTGGCGGTCCAGCAGGTGCTGCGGCGGAGGACCGGCCGGATTCAGGGCGAGGGTGCGCAGGGCGATCTCGGCGACGGCCTCGCAGATGATGGCGTGTTCGAGGGACGCGCGGGCGTTCGCGCCCCAGGTGAACGGGCCGTGGCCGGCGACGAGGGCGGCCGGGACCTCGACGGCCCGCCGGTCGTCGTGCTCGAGCAGGTCCACGATGACCTGGCCGGTGTTGTACTCGTAGTCCTTCGCGCACTGCTCGGGGGTGAGGTCGGGCGTGCAGGGGACCGGGCCGTTGAACGTGTCGGCGTGGGTCGTGCCGAGGACCGGGATGTCGCGGTGGGCCTGGGCGAAGGCGACGGCGTGGGTGGAGTGGGTGTGGGTGACGCCGCCTATGGAGGGGAACGCCAGGTAGAGGCAGCGGTGGGTCTCGGTGTCGGTGGAGGGGCGCAGGTCGCCCGCGACGACGGCGCCGTCGGCGAGGCGGACGGTGACCAGGTGGTCGGCCGCCAGGTCCGCATAGGGCACACCGGAGGGCTTGATGACGAACACGCCCGCCTCCCGGTCCACTCCGCTGACGTTGCCCCAGGTCAGGGTCGCGAGACCGACCTCGGGGATGGTGAGGTTGGCGTCCAGGACCTCTTGGCGCAGGCCGTCACGGACCTTGGTCATGATCGTGTCCTTCCCGTGGCGTCTCAGAGGGACTGGGCGAGTCGGTGGTAGGCGGCGTTCCAGCGGATCTCCTTGGCGAACTGGCCGGACGTGGTGTTCTCGTCGATGGTCAGCAGCTCGACGCCGGTCATGGCGGCGAAGTCGGCCAGCGTCTCGGCGTCGACGGCCGAGGTGAGCACGGTGTGATGGGGTGCGCCGGCCAGCAGCCAGCTCTCCGCCGACTCCGCCAGCGACGGACGCGGCTGCCAGACCGCGCGGGCCACGGGCAGCATGGGGAGGGGCTGGCTGGGGGGTATGACGTCGACGGCGTTGGCGGTCAGCCGGAACCGTTCGCCCAGATCGGCCAGGCCGACGACCAGGGCCGGGCCGGGGGCGGCGTCGAAGACGAGACGGACGGGGTCCTCGCGGCCGCCGATGGACAGGGGGTGGATCTCGCAGCGGGGGCGGCCGGCCGCGATCGACGGGCAGACCTCCAGCATGTGCGCGCCGAGGATGCGGGGGGTGCCCGGGCCGAGGTGGTAGGTGTAGTCCTCCATGAAGGACGTGCCGCCCGGAGCACCCTGCCCGATGACCTTCATCGTGCGCAGCAGCGCGGACGTCTTCCAGTCGCCCTCTCCGCCGAAGCCGTAGCCGTCGGCCATGAGCCGCTGGACGGCCAGGCCGGGCAGCTGACGCAGTCCGCCCAGGTCCTCGAAGTTGGTGGTGAAGGCGGTGAAGCCGCCCTCGGTGAGGAAGGTGCGCAGGCCGATCTCCTGGCGCGCGGCGTAGACCAGTGAGTCGTGGCGGATGCCGTCCGGGCGCAGCGAGGGCACCATGTCGTACAGGTCGCAGTACTCCTCGGCGAGTTCGGCGGCCGCCTTGTCCTCGACGGCGTCCACCACGGCGACCAGGTCGTTCACACCGTAGGTGTTGACGGAGTACCCGAAGCGCATCTGCGCTTCGACCTTGTCGCCCTCGGTGACGGCGACATCGCGCATGTTGTCGCCGAAACGGGCCAGGCGCAGGGTGCGGGCGGCGTGCCGGCCGGCGGCGGCCCGCGCCCAGGTGGCGATGCGTCCGACGACCCGCGCGTCCGTCGCGTGCCCGGCGACGATCTTGCGGTTGACGCCGAGACGGGACTCGATGTGCGCGAACTCGCGGTCGCCGTGGGCGGCCTGGTTGAGGTTCATGAAGTCCATGTCGATGCTCGGCCAGGGCAGCGACAGGTTGTACTGGGTGTGCAGATGCAGCACCGGGCGGTCCAGCGCGCTGAGTCCCGCGATCCACATCTTCGCCGGGGAGAAGGTGTGCATCCACACGACCACCCCCACGCAGGCGTCCGACGCCGTGGCCTCCAGGCACAGACGGCGGATCGACTCCGCGTCGGTGAGGACCGGCTTCCAGACCAGGGGGATCGGGATGTCGGAGGCGGCGTCCAGGCGCTCGGCTATCTGCCGGGACTGGAAGGCGACCTGCTGGAGCGTCTCTTCGCCGTACAGGCCCTGGCTTCCGGTGAGGAACCAGATCTCCTGGCCGTCGAAGGGCGATTCGGGAGTCGTCATGACAGGGGTGTCCTTTCACATCGCGTCATCGGGAGGAAGGGGGTCAGGAGGCGGCCTGTGCGCGCAGACGGCGCAGGCGGTGCATGACCTCGTTGGCGCCGCGGCCGAAGTAGTCGTGCAGCAACCGGTACTCGGCGTACAGAGCGTCGTAGGCCGCGGCCCGCTCCGGGTCGGGCTGGTAGACGCCGCGCTGGACCTTGCCCATGGCGTGGGCGGCGGCCCGGATGTCGTCGTACGCCCCGGCGGCGACGGCGGCGTGCATGGCCGACCCGAGGGCGGGGCCCTGGGCGGAACCGATGACGCCGAGCGGGCGGCGGGTGACATCGGCGTAGATCTGCATCAGCAGGGCGTTCTTCGTCAGCCCGCCCGCGATGATCAGCTCCTCCACCGGCACGGCGGCGGCCTCGAAGGCGTCGACGATGGTGCGGGTGCCGAAGGCGGTGGCCTCCAGCAGGGCCCGGTAGACGTCTTCGGGGCGGGTGGACAGCGTCTGCCCCACGAGGACGCCGCTGAGGTCGTGGTCGACCAGGACGGAGCGGTTGCCGCTGTGCCAGTCCAGCGCGATCAGCCCGTGCTCGCCGACCTTCTGCCCGGCCGCCAGCGAGGTCAGGTACTCGTGCGCGCCCATGCCGAGGGCCGCGGCCTTCTCGGCGTACTCGGCCGGCAGGTGGGTGCGGATGAACCAGGCGAAGATGTCGCCGACACCGCTCTGCCCGGCCTCGTAACCCCACAGCCCGGGCAGGATGCCGCCGTCGACGACCCCGCACATGCCGGGCACCACGCCCTGCTGGTCGGAGCTCATCACATGGCAGGTGGAGGTGCCCATGATGGCGACCATCCGGCCCGGTTCCACCGCCACCGCGGCAGGGGCGGTGACATGGGCGTCGACGTTGCCGACACAGACCGCGATGCCCTCGGGCAGCCCCGTCCAGGCCGCCGCCTCGGCCGTCAGCCCTCCGGCCCGGTCGCCGAGCCGGCCGATCGGATGGTCCAGCTTGTCGGCCACGAAGCCGGCGAAGTCCGGGTTCAGGGCGGCGAGGTAGTCGCGGCTCGGATAGGCGCCGTCCTGGTACTGGCCCTTGTAACCGGCGGTGCAGGCGTTGCGCACGTAGGAGCCGCTCAGCCGCCACACGATCCAGTCCGCCGCCTCCACCCACCGCTCGGTGCGGCCGTAGACCTCCGGGTCCTCCTCCAGGAGCTGCAGAGCCTTGGCGAACTCCCACTCCGAGGAGATCTTCCCGCCGTACCGCGCCAGCCACGGCTCCTTCCGCTCCTCGGCCAGCGCGTTGATGCGGTCCGCCTGGCCCTGGGCCGCGTGGTGCCGCCACAGCTTGACGTACGCGTGCGGACGGGAGACGTAGTCGGGGAGCTCGCACAGCGGTGTGCCGTCCGCCAGCACCGGCAGCATCGTGCACGCCGTGAAGTCCGTCCCGACCCCGATCACCTGCTCCGGGCGCACGCCCGAACGGGCCAGCGCCTCGGGCACGGCGTGCCGCAGCACGTCGATGTAGTCGGCGGGCACCTGAAGCGCCCAGTCCGGCGGCAGACGCGTTCCGTCCGGCAGCTCGCGGTCCAGCACCGCGTGCGGGTAGACGAACTCGGCCGCCCCCAACTCCGCGCCGTCACGGACCCGGACCACCACGGCCCGCCCGGACAGGGTTCCGAAGTCGATCCCCACCGCGCAGGCGTCCTGTCCTGCCGGTGCCTCGATCTCTGCGCCCGCCATTGGCTGTCCTCTCAGTGGCCGCTCTGCTGACGGCCACGCTGTGTGTTCGATATATCGAATGACGTTCGAAATGGTGGACCTGCGACGGCCCTGGACGGTCGGGGACATTGGATCGCTCAGGAGCACTGCACCGCTAGATCGTCGTTCTGTGATCTAGGGGACAGCTGTGTGAGAAAAGGTTTTTTCACAGAGCGAAAGACCATTCTGGCCTGTGGACGCCTCGGGGTAAACCCCTCGATCGCATATTTCCGCGAACAGAATGCCCGACCCGTGACCGAACCGATACCCGGACGCCCGGCCGCCAGACGCGTCGGTGACACCCGTGCCCGCGGCTTCGATGGCCCTCCTCGGGCGCGGTGCGCTCGGAGCGCTCGGTTGCGCCGTCACCGGGGAGCTTGTGTGACCGATTTCGGCGTGGGAGTGTTGTGAGCGGTCACATCGGCGGTGCCGGGACCCTCAGCAAGGCGCCACCTCGCCGGCGCACCGGCGGTGAGCTGCGTTCGCACACCGGCGGTCCGCTGCTCCGCAGGGCGAGAACTACCGAGCACCTCACGCCAGTTGCACAAGTCGGGGGCGGAGACGACCCCTGAGGGACCGCAGAGGCGATCGGCCGCCCGCTGAAGGGAGAGTGCGTTGGCAGCTGCCGCCGAGAACGCCCAGGAGTCGTCACTGTGGAGCGATGAGGTTCTCGGGCTGCGTGCCGTGGTGGATATCGCCGGGTCGGTGAGACTCACGGGCGCGGACCAGCTCTGGAACCGACTCGTGCCCCTCGTCGAGGTCGTCGTCACGGGCCAGGGGCGCATGTGGTCGGGGGAACGCTTCATCGACACCGCCGTCGGCGGCCGCTTGGTGCTCCGCGGCCATGAGACCGCGGTGGACGGAGCGTGGCGGCGCACCACCATCGGGCTGGCCGACCCCGAGACCGGCCTCGCCGCCCACGTCACCCTGAGCACCGTCCCCGGCTCCCGCTTCCTGCGCTCACAGGTGCGGCTGGTCAACGAAGGCCAGGCGCCGCTGCACCTGGAGAGCGTCTCCAGCCTCACCCTCGGCGGCGTCACCGACCGGGCGGGCGGCCTGGACGGCCTGACCCTGCACTGGGCGGACAACGACTGGCTCGCCGAGTGCCGTTGGCGCAGGGCCGCGTTCCGGGACCTGGTCGTCCCGCTGAACCGGGCCGCGCACGGCCACGAGGGCCGCGGCTGCTTCGAACGGTACTCGCAGGGCTCCTGGTCCACCGGCCGTCACCTGCCCGTCGCCGCCGTCACCGACGGCCGCGGCGGCGCGTGGCTGTGGCAGATCGAGTCCGGCGCGGGCTGGCGCTACGAGATCGGGGAGCGCGAGGGCGCCGCCTATCTCGCGCTGTTCGGGCCCGACGACGCGCACCACCAGTGGCGGCGGACACTCGCCCCCGGCGAGGAGTTCACCACGGTGCCCGCCGCCCTCGTCAGGGTCGCGGCCGGGGCTGAGGCCGGGGGTGGGGCCGGGGGTGGGGCGGGGGCCGGTATCGGGGCCAGGGTCGGTGGCGGGGTGAAGGCCGGTGCCGGGGCGAACTCCGGGGACGAGGCCGGTGCCGGGGTGAACGCCGGGGCCGAGGGCGGTGCCGGGGCGAAGGTCGGGGCCGAGGGCGGTGCCGGGGTGAACGCCGGGGTCGAGGCCGGTGCCATGGCGAAGGCCGGGGACGAGGGCGGTGCCATGGCGAACGCCGGGGACGAGGGCGGTGCCAAGGCGAAGGCCGGGGACGAGGCCGGTGCCGGGGTGAACGCCGGGGCTGAGGGCGGTGCCGGGGCGAAGGCCGTTGCCAAGGCCGGGGGCGGAAGCGGGGGCGGCGCCGGTGGCTTGGACGCGGCGTTCGGCGAACTCACCGCCTACCGCCGCCGCATCCGCCGCGACCACCCCGACCACCGGAACCTGCCGGTGATCTACAACGACTACATGAACACCCTCATGGGCGACCCGACCACCGACAAGCTCCTGCCGCTCGTCGAGGCGGCCGGCGCCGTCGGCGCGGAGGTCTTCGTCGTCGACGCCGGCTGGTACGACGACGACGCCGAGGGCTGGTGGGACGCCGTGGGTGCCTGGGAACCCGCCGCACGCCGCTTCCCCGGCGGCATCCAGGAAGTGCTGGACGCCATCGGACGGCACGGCATGACACCCGGTCTGTGGCTGGAGCCCGAAGTCGTCGGCGTACGCAGCCCGCTGGCCGCCGCCCTGCCGCCCGAGGCGTTCTTCCGCCGGGGCGGTGTACGGCTGACCGAGCACGGCCGGCACCACCTGGACCTGCGCCATCCCGCGGCCCGCGCCCATCTCGACCGTGTCGTCGACCGGATCGTGGGCGAGTGGGGAGTGGGCTACCTCAAGCTCGACTACAACATCAACATCGGCCCGGGGACCGAGAACGGGGCCGAGAGCGCCGGGGCGGGCCTGCTCGGACACCACCGCGCCCATCTGGACTGGCTCGCCTCCCTCCTCGACCGCCACCCCGGCCTGGTCCTGGAGAACTGCGGGTCGGGCGGACTGCGCATGGACTACGCCCAACTGGCGGTAGCCCAGGTGCAGTCCACCAGCGACCAGCAGGACCCCCGGCGCAGTCCGCCCATCGCCGTCGCGGCGGCCACGGCGGTCGCGCCGGAACAGGCCGCCGTGTGGGCCTACCCACAGCCGGACTTCGGCCCCGACGAGATCGCGTTCACGATGACCACCGCCCTGCTGGGCCGCGTTCACCTCTCCGGCTTCCTCGACCGCATGAACGACGAGCAGTTCGCACGCGTCCGCTCCGCCGTCGACGTCTACAAGCGCATCCGGCCCGAGATCGGCGAGGCCCTCCCGATGTGGCCGCTCGGCCT encodes:
- a CDS encoding FadR/GntR family transcriptional regulator → MALTDEAMDKIKAMILAGELAPGSRLPKEDVLAAQLGLSRNSLREAVRALTALRILVSRQGDGTYVSSLEPHLLLGTLSFAADVSHGRAALQLLQVRRLLEPQATGLAASALRPRDLKELRDILDRCRSADTVEDFVAHDIAFHLRIVEAVGNPVLSMLLQVLSTRTQRVRIVRGSRTRDALESAHRDHEEILRALRARDALLAVSAATVHITAVEQWLATSCVDGVLRPADV
- a CDS encoding sugar ABC transporter ATP-binding protein; this translates as MADTATGPGHPAPVAEATGISKRFGATVALREARIGVAAGESHALVGRNGAGKSTLVSILTGLQQPDTGTLRFSGEAAPAVGDIDAWRSRVACVYQRSTIIGELTVAENLFLNRQSAKAVQPIRWKRLRLRAEELLGEYGVAVDPAARARDLTVEQRQFVEIARALSFGARFIILDEPTAKLDARGIGRLFDKLRDLQEQGVAFLFISHHLQEVYDLCGTVTVYRDARHILTAPVAELGHRALVEAMTGESAAGAAVDRNGPPAARADSPELLRIDGLTLPGACEDLSLSVRAGEVVGLAGAAASGNVRVGEAVAGLHRATDGSISVGGRNVRPGSVPSALAAGVGLVPEDRHLQGLVGNRSVAENATLTVTGQLGPLGTILPARTRAFARRMIRDLDIKTPGTATPVSALSGGNQQKVVVARALATDPRLLVAVRPTNGVDVKSKEFLLGRIRQVADAGRAALIVSDELDDLRTCDRVVVMFHGRVVDEFDRGWQDEQLVAAIEGVGAVTASTVSGTDEHGR
- a CDS encoding ABC transporter permease; translation: MSATTDLTEPAASAADPAAADTARRRVDLGRFRELSLVPAILVLMLIGFIVSPAFLTADNLIGVAQQSTELSLLVLATTFILISGRMDLSLESTIGVAPVIAVWLVLPSSGGRFTGLGWFPEWTAVPLCLLVGAAIGAVNGFLILKLRLNGFIVTLGALTMLRGLQVALSEGQSIVELPSSFTYLGKASWLGAPAAIWICALLFAAGGGALAWLRHGRALYAIGGNAEAARTAGIRVDRIVWVVLIVGSVLAAFAGILYSGHYGSISATQGSGWIFQVFAATVIGGVSLNGGKGSVFGALTGVLTLQLVVNVMTLAGVPPLWNQFLNGAIIIVALIISRFASGETQE
- the araB gene encoding ribulokinase, yielding MAGAEIEAPAGQDACAVGIDFGTLSGRAVVVRVRDGAELGAAEFVYPHAVLDRELPDGTRLPPDWALQVPADYIDVLRHAVPEALARSGVRPEQVIGVGTDFTACTMLPVLADGTPLCELPDYVSRPHAYVKLWRHHAAQGQADRINALAEERKEPWLARYGGKISSEWEFAKALQLLEEDPEVYGRTERWVEAADWIVWRLSGSYVRNACTAGYKGQYQDGAYPSRDYLAALNPDFAGFVADKLDHPIGRLGDRAGGLTAEAAAWTGLPEGIAVCVGNVDAHVTAPAAVAVEPGRMVAIMGTSTCHVMSSDQQGVVPGMCGVVDGGILPGLWGYEAGQSGVGDIFAWFIRTHLPAEYAEKAAALGMGAHEYLTSLAAGQKVGEHGLIALDWHSGNRSVLVDHDLSGVLVGQTLSTRPEDVYRALLEATAFGTRTIVDAFEAAAVPVEELIIAGGLTKNALLMQIYADVTRRPLGVIGSAQGPALGSAMHAAVAAGAYDDIRAAAHAMGKVQRGVYQPDPERAAAYDALYAEYRLLHDYFGRGANEVMHRLRRLRAQAAS
- a CDS encoding glycoside hydrolase family 36 protein — encoded protein: MAAAAENAQESSLWSDEVLGLRAVVDIAGSVRLTGADQLWNRLVPLVEVVVTGQGRMWSGERFIDTAVGGRLVLRGHETAVDGAWRRTTIGLADPETGLAAHVTLSTVPGSRFLRSQVRLVNEGQAPLHLESVSSLTLGGVTDRAGGLDGLTLHWADNDWLAECRWRRAAFRDLVVPLNRAAHGHEGRGCFERYSQGSWSTGRHLPVAAVTDGRGGAWLWQIESGAGWRYEIGEREGAAYLALFGPDDAHHQWRRTLAPGEEFTTVPAALVRVAAGAEAGGGAGGGAGAGIGARVGGGVKAGAGANSGDEAGAGVNAGAEGGAGAKVGAEGGAGVNAGVEAGAMAKAGDEGGAMANAGDEGGAKAKAGDEAGAGVNAGAEGGAGAKAVAKAGGGSGGGAGGLDAAFGELTAYRRRIRRDHPDHRNLPVIYNDYMNTLMGDPTTDKLLPLVEAAGAVGAEVFVVDAGWYDDDAEGWWDAVGAWEPAARRFPGGIQEVLDAIGRHGMTPGLWLEPEVVGVRSPLAAALPPEAFFRRGGVRLTEHGRHHLDLRHPAARAHLDRVVDRIVGEWGVGYLKLDYNINIGPGTENGAESAGAGLLGHHRAHLDWLASLLDRHPGLVLENCGSGGLRMDYAQLAVAQVQSTSDQQDPRRSPPIAVAAATAVAPEQAAVWAYPQPDFGPDEIAFTMTTALLGRVHLSGFLDRMNDEQFARVRSAVDVYKRIRPEIGEALPMWPLGLPGWEDTWLAYGLRGASATYLALWRRDPAATGRAEARDGSAPAGAGSRAAARDRRAPADAGSDSRTLRVPHLLGARPRIESLYPADSDATADWNAADATLTVSLPRADTAVLLRLGTTPRE
- the araD gene encoding L-ribulose-5-phosphate 4-epimerase AraD, which translates into the protein MTKVRDGLRQEVLDANLTIPEVGLATLTWGNVSGVDREAGVFVIKPSGVPYADLAADHLVTVRLADGAVVAGDLRPSTDTETHRCLYLAFPSIGGVTHTHSTHAVAFAQAHRDIPVLGTTHADTFNGPVPCTPDLTPEQCAKDYEYNTGQVIVDLLEHDDRRAVEVPAALVAGHGPFTWGANARASLEHAIICEAVAEIALRTLALNPAGPPPQHLLDRHYSRKHGPDAYYGNPGAATAG
- the araA gene encoding L-arabinose isomerase, whose translation is MTTPESPFDGQEIWFLTGSQGLYGEETLQQVAFQSRQIAERLDAASDIPIPLVWKPVLTDAESIRRLCLEATASDACVGVVVWMHTFSPAKMWIAGLSALDRPVLHLHTQYNLSLPWPSIDMDFMNLNQAAHGDREFAHIESRLGVNRKIVAGHATDARVVGRIATWARAAAGRHAARTLRLARFGDNMRDVAVTEGDKVEAQMRFGYSVNTYGVNDLVAVVDAVEDKAAAELAEEYCDLYDMVPSLRPDGIRHDSLVYAARQEIGLRTFLTEGGFTAFTTNFEDLGGLRQLPGLAVQRLMADGYGFGGEGDWKTSALLRTMKVIGQGAPGGTSFMEDYTYHLGPGTPRILGAHMLEVCPSIAAGRPRCEIHPLSIGGREDPVRLVFDAAPGPALVVGLADLGERFRLTANAVDVIPPSQPLPMLPVARAVWQPRPSLAESAESWLLAGAPHHTVLTSAVDAETLADFAAMTGVELLTIDENTTSGQFAKEIRWNAAYHRLAQSL